The genomic interval TCGACGGCCCGTACTTCGGCAACGCGGTCAGCACGCTGCGGCACGAGGGCCGCTCCGCCGAGGTGACCATCGAGGGCACCGCGCCGGACGGCACCCTGCGCACGGTGGCCCGGCGCCCGCTCACCCGCTGACCACCCCCATGCGATCATGTGCCGATGACCTGGACCGCACCCCACGTCGACCGGCAGCAGGCACCACTGGTCGCGGACGAGCGCACCATGCTCGACGGCTGGCTCGACTTCCACCGGCAGACCCTGCTGACCAAGTGCGCCGGGCTGACCGCCGAGCAGCTCCGCACCGCCAGCGTCGAACCCTCCGGACTGACCCTGCTCGGCCTGGTCCGGCACTGCGCCGACAACGAGCGGTACTGGTTCCGCCAACAGTTCGCCAAGCTCGACGTACCGTGGCTGTACTACACCCCGGAGCAGCCGGACCGTGACCTCCAGGAGGTCGCCGAGGCGGACCCGGCGACCGAACTCGACACCCTGCGGGACGAGATCGAGCTGGCCCGGCAGACCGTCGCCGGCCGCGCCCTGGACGAGACCTTCGTCAGCTCGCGCGGCAACGACATCAACCTGCGCTGGGTCTACCTGCACATGATCGAGGAGTACGCCCGGCACAACGGCCACGCCGACCTGATCCGGGAACGCCTCGACGGCACCACCGGCGAGTGATCCCCGCTCAGTACGCCAGCGCGGCGCGCAGGTAGCGCAGATCCGCCGGCCCGCTCCACCGGTACGCAGACAGCCCGGCCACCCGGGCCCCCCGCACCGACCGGTCCGAGTCGTCGACGAAGAGCACCTGGGCCGGCGGGGCGCCGATGGCCAGACACGCCTGCTGGAAGTACTCCTTGGCCGGCTTGGGCACGCCCAGCTTCGAGGAGTTGACCACCACGTCGACCTCGTCGGTCAGGCCGAGCAGTGCCAGGTCGGCGTCGAGCAGGTCGGTGGCGTTCGTGGCCAGCCCGACCCGGATCCCGGCAGCCCGCACCTGGCGGACGAAGTCGAGGACCTCCTGGTCCACCGTGCCCCGGTCGGCCTGCCACTCGTCCACGGCCGCCCGCGCCCGGTCCGGCCCACCGGCCGGCTCGGCGAGCGCGTCGACGATCCCGGCCAGCCATTCGGCGTGACTGAGCTGCCCGGTCACCGCCGGTTGCAGCAGCGACCACCGCATCGCGGTGTCGTAGAGCGCACCGGCCGGCAGCCCGTACCGGCGCTCGACGGCGGCACTGGTCTCCGGATCCCACCGCCGCAACACCCCGTCGAGGTCCACCAGCAGGGCGGTCGCCCGTTCCCGGGGCATCAGTCCTCCTCGTTGCTGAGCCGCTGGCTGATCACCTGGGTCACGCCGCTGCGCATGGTCACGCCGTACAAGGCGTCGGCCACCTCCATCGTCCGCTTCTGGTGGGTGACGACGATCAACTGGCTCTTCTCCCGCAGCTGCGCCATCAGGGTGATCAGCCGGCCGAGGTTGACGTCGTCCAACGCCGCCTCGACCTCGTCCATGATGTAGAACGGGCTGGGCCGGGCCCGGAAGATCGCCACCAGCATGGCGACGGCGGTCAGCGACCGCTCGCCGCCGGAGAGCAGCGAGAGCCGCTTGATCTTCTTGCCCGGCGGCCGGGCCTCGACCTCGACGCCGGTGGTGAGCAGGTCCTCCGGGTCGGTGAGCACCAACCGCCCCTCGCCGCCGGGGAAGAGCACCGTGAAGACCTGCTCGAACTCCCGGGCGGTGTCGTGGTAGGCGCTGGCGAAGACCTCCAGGATCCGGTCGTCCACGTCCTTGACCACGGTGAGCAGGTCCTTGCGGGTCGCCTTGAGGTCTTCGAGCTGCTCGGAGAGGAACTTGTAGCGCTCCTCCAGGGCGGCGAACTCCTCCAGGGCCAGCGGGTTGACCTTGCCGAGCAGGGCCAGCTCGCGTTCCGCCTTGGCGGCCCGCTTCTCCTGCACCGGCCGCTCGAACGGTACCGGCTCCGGCACCGGCCGGTCGTCGCGTTCGGCGGCGGCGATCTCGGCCTGGCTGGGCGGGACCGGCTGCTGCGGACCGTACTCGGCGACCAGCGTCTCCACGTCCAGCCCGAAGTCCTCGGCCGCCCTCGCCTCCAACTGCTCGATCCGGAGCCGCTGCTCGGCCCGGGCCACCTCGTCCCGGTGTACCGCACTGGTCAGCCGCTCCAGGTCGGCGCCGAGCCGCTTCGCCGCGCCGCGTACCTCCTGAAGCTCGGCCTCCCGGGCGGACCGGGCCGCCGCGACCTCGTCCCGGGTCTGCTCGGCGGTGGCCAGCGAGACGGCGAGCCGGGTCAGCGCCTCCCGGGCGCCGAACTCGACGGCCCGGGCGATGCCGGCACCCCGGGCCCGGGCGGCCCGCCGTGCGGCGGCCCGCTCCCGGGCGGCCCGTTCGGCGGCGGCCTGCCGGGCCAGCGAGTCGGCCCGGCCGGCGATCGAGGCGACCCGCTCCTCGGCGGTACGCACCGCGAGCCGGACCTCCATCTCGTTCTGCCGGGCCTGCGGCAGGTACGCCGCCAGCTCGTCCCGCTCCTCGGTGGACGGGTCGGCGTCGATCGGGGTCGCCTCGGCGAGCCGGAGCCGCTCCTCCAGCTCGGCCAGGCCGGCGAGGTCCCGCTCCCGGGCCTGCTCGGCGCGGCTGCGCGACTCGGCGAGCCGCTCCATCTCGGCCTTGGCGGAGCGGGCGGCGGCGCCCAGCTCGGCGAGCCGGCGGGCGGCGGCGTTGCGCTGCCCCTCCGCGTCCCGCTTCACCGCGGCGGCGGCAGCCACCTCCTGCTTGCGCTCCGCCACCTCCTCGCGGGCCTCGCCGAGCTGTTCGCGCAGCTCGGCGATGGTCTGCTCGGCGGTGAGCCGGTTGGCCCGGGCCTCCTCGACCGCGGCCTGCACCTCCAGGAAGCTCGGCGCCTTGGCCGAGCCGCCGGCCGCCGCGTAGCCGCCGACCACGTCGCCGTCGGCGGTCACCGCCCGCAGTTCGGGGTTGCCGGCCACCAGCTTGGTCGCGTCGTCGAGGGTGTCGACGAGTACGACGTCGCGCAGCGCCCGGTGCACCGCCGGGCGTACCCCGTCAGGGCAGCCGACCAGGTCCGGCGCCCACCGTGCCCCGTCCGGCAGCGCGGGGCGGAGCGCGTCCGGCGAGCCGATCATGCCCGGTCCGGCCTGCCCGCCGACCAGCAGCTCGGCCCGGCCGGCGTCCTGGATCTTCAGCCACCGCATCGCCTCGGCCGCCTCGTCGACCCCGGCCACCGCGACCGCGTCGGCGAGCGAGCCGAGCGCGGCGGCGAGCGCGGCCTCGTGTCCGGGCGCGACGGTCAGCAGCCCGGCCAGGCTGCCCAGCAGCCCCGGCACCTGGTCGGCGCGGGCCAGCAGCGCTCCGGCGCCGTCCTTGCGGCGCAGCCCCATCGCCAG from Plantactinospora sp. BC1 carries:
- a CDS encoding DinB family protein, whose amino-acid sequence is MTWTAPHVDRQQAPLVADERTMLDGWLDFHRQTLLTKCAGLTAEQLRTASVEPSGLTLLGLVRHCADNERYWFRQQFAKLDVPWLYYTPEQPDRDLQEVAEADPATELDTLRDEIELARQTVAGRALDETFVSSRGNDINLRWVYLHMIEEYARHNGHADLIRERLDGTTGE
- a CDS encoding HAD-IA family hydrolase codes for the protein MPRERATALLVDLDGVLRRWDPETSAAVERRYGLPAGALYDTAMRWSLLQPAVTGQLSHAEWLAGIVDALAEPAGGPDRARAAVDEWQADRGTVDQEVLDFVRQVRAAGIRVGLATNATDLLDADLALLGLTDEVDVVVNSSKLGVPKPAKEYFQQACLAIGAPPAQVLFVDDSDRSVRGARVAGLSAYRWSGPADLRYLRAALAY
- the smc gene encoding chromosome segregation protein SMC; its protein translation is MYLKSLTVKGFKSFASSTTFKLEPGITCVVGPNGSGKSNVVDAIAWVLGEHSAKALRGGKMEDVIFAGTAGRAPLGRAEVTLTIDNTDGALPIDYTEVSITRRMFRSGESEYEINGDSCRLLDIQELLSDSGIGREMHVIVGQGQLDAVLHAKPEDRRAFIEEAAGVLKHRKRKEKALRKLDAMQVNLNRLTDLTAELRRQLKPLGRQAEVARRAQGIQADLRDARLRLLADDLATLRSTLDKEIADEAALRQRREQVEAEHAEVQSRLAELEEALAEDAPLLARAQETWYKLSALTERFRSTEQLARERLRHLSTTPDDERPGRDPDRLEAEAEEVRAHEEELRAALTEDQIRLAEAVESRQQLERQLAEAERALVAAAKAIADRREGLAKLTGQVNSARARTGSAAEEIERLAAAHADAQLRAEATQAELDAVAEQSSEADRDNAELDTRHAEAVAAQEEAAARVRTLSDAERAAEKDAASWKAREEALAMGLRRKDGAGALLARADQVPGLLGSLAGLLTVAPGHEAALAAALGSLADAVAVAGVDEAAEAMRWLKIQDAGRAELLVGGQAGPGMIGSPDALRPALPDGARWAPDLVGCPDGVRPAVHRALRDVVLVDTLDDATKLVAGNPELRAVTADGDVVGGYAAAGGSAKAPSFLEVQAAVEEARANRLTAEQTIAELREQLGEAREEVAERKQEVAAAAAVKRDAEGQRNAAARRLAELGAAARSAKAEMERLAESRSRAEQARERDLAGLAELEERLRLAEATPIDADPSTEERDELAAYLPQARQNEMEVRLAVRTAEERVASIAGRADSLARQAAAERAARERAAARRAARARGAGIARAVEFGAREALTRLAVSLATAEQTRDEVAAARSAREAELQEVRGAAKRLGADLERLTSAVHRDEVARAEQRLRIEQLEARAAEDFGLDVETLVAEYGPQQPVPPSQAEIAAAERDDRPVPEPVPFERPVQEKRAAKAERELALLGKVNPLALEEFAALEERYKFLSEQLEDLKATRKDLLTVVKDVDDRILEVFASAYHDTAREFEQVFTVLFPGGEGRLVLTDPEDLLTTGVEVEARPPGKKIKRLSLLSGGERSLTAVAMLVAIFRARPSPFYIMDEVEAALDDVNLGRLITLMAQLREKSQLIVVTHQKRTMEVADALYGVTMRSGVTQVISQRLSNEED